In one Drosophila pseudoobscura strain MV-25-SWS-2005 chromosome X, UCI_Dpse_MV25, whole genome shotgun sequence genomic region, the following are encoded:
- the Srpk79D gene encoding SRSF protein kinase 3 isoform X5: MDATCPREDNATAAAEAEWPWKAGPWLDLYPSYLESLQDIVDLASWVNQQSRHVTNTLAQDQIFVGVLQASLLLFFLYLMYQLQQWSSRSPEEPPSDTATADVTKQLICDFNFVSEQEKRAAQEAETEALLEVEEKKRRKRFTKKRVCVSAGPVLIALRQQSKRPKPHRHQALAFEPISPMERVLEGYLPPREQPLTISLPPQEPVSVPVLVPAREEETTQLPEFISEPRGTLSTTDEIYPDSSDSSLYVSDEEQEDASQYCRGGYHPVVIGDIFDNRFRVVRKLGWGHFSTVWLCRDLKDEKYVALKVVKSAPHYIETAADEIRLLEAIRDADPLDVKRERIVRLMNHFTVRGVNGMHTCLVFEALGCSLYKLIVKNNYQGLAIAQVRNIIKQVLEGLDYLHSKCSIIHTDIKPENILLVIDNAAAMNQQIDDEINSLRVKGADFPDSYISSIEKQTKTRSKWPLIEPNGSTNTNTNTSNSTGNNSTSSTPLAAVAMSSLDKDDTTTSSTLNSNTTSSLASKYSSLLGDSECNGIGGGVSLIGGLGGGVESPILNNRYRTEKKITAKNQSQSSQNNTYTIQSLISNSNVRVKIADLGNACYDYHHFTEDIQTRQYRSIEVLLGAPYNYTADIWSTACLAFELATGDYLFDPHAGESYSRDEDHLAHIVELLGSIPQSVILRGKHGLKYFTSYGNLRNITKLKPWSLMNVLVEKYDWDPVEAKKFSDFLLPMLEYNPVIRASAAECLQHPWLDQEEFV, translated from the exons ATGGACGCCACCTGCCCCAGGGAGGACAATGCCACAGCGGCAGCTGAGGCAGAGTGGCCCTGGAAAGCTGGTCCCTGGCTGGACTTGTACCCCAGCTACCTGGAGAGCCTGCAGGACATCGTGGACCTGGCCAGCTGGGTGAATCAGCAGAGCCGTCACGTGACGAACACTCTCGCCCAGGATCAGATTTTCGTTGGCGTGCTCCAGGCCTCGCtgctcctcttcttcctctATCTTATGTACCAGCTGCAGCAGTGGAGCAGCCGGAGTCCGGAGGAGCCGCCCAGCGACACGGCCACCGCGGACGTCACGAAGCAGCTGATCTGCGACTTTAACTTTGTCTCCGAGCAGGAGAAGCGCGCCGCTCAGGAGGCGGAAACGGAGGCCCTGCTCGAGGTGGAGGAGAAAAAGCGTCGCAAGAGGTTCACCAAAAAGCGCGTCTGCGTCTCGGCCGGGCCCGTTCTCATCGCCCTGCGGCAGCAGTCGAAGCGTCCCAAGCCCCATCGGCACCAGGCCTTGGCCTTTGAGCCGATTTCCCCCATGGAGCGCGTCCTCGAAGGCTACCTTCCTCCGAGGGAGCAGCCGTTGACGATCAGTCTCCCCCCGCAGGAGCCAGTCTCAGTCCCTGTCCTTGTTCCAGCGAGGGAGGAGGAAACAACGCAGCTCCCTGAGTTCAT TTCGGAGCCCCGCGGGACCTTGAGCACGACAGACGAGATCTACCCTGACTCGTCGGACAGCAGTCTGTACGTGTCggacgaggagcaggaggacgCCTCTCAGTATTGCCGCGGCGGCTATCATCCGGTGGTCATCGGCGACATATTCGACAATCGGTTTCGAGTGGTCCGGAAGCTGGGCTGGGGTCACTTCTCCACCGTCTGGCTGTGCCGGGATCTCAA AGACGAGAAGTACGTGGCCCTGAAGGTGGTGAAGAGTGCTCCGCACTACATCGAGACGGCCGCAGACGAGATCCGCCTGCTGGAGGCCATCCGCGACGCGGACCCACTGGACGTGAAGCGGGAGCGCATCGTCCGGCTGATGAACCACTTCACGGTGCGCGGCGTGAACGGGATGCACACGTGCCTGGTGTTCGAGGCGCTCGGCTGCAGCCTGTACAAGCTGATCGTGAAGAACAACTACCAGGGCCTGGCCATCGCCCAGGTGCGCAACATCATCAAGCAGGTGCTGGAGGGGCTGGACTACCTGCACAGCAAGTGCAGTATCATCCACACGGACATCAAGCCGGAGAACATCCTACTGGTGATCGACAATGCCGCAGCCATGAACCAGCAAATCGACGACGAGATCAACAGTCTGCGCGTGAAGGGAGCCGACTTCCCCGACTCGTACA TCAGCTCCATCGAGAAGCAGACCAAGACGCGGTCCAAGTGGCCGCTGATCGAACCTAACGGATCCACGAACACCAACACGAACACGAGCAACAGCACGGGCAACAACTCGACCTCTTCGACGCCTCTGGCCGCTGTGGCCATGTCCTCGCTGGACAAGGACGACACCACCACTTCGTCCACCCTGAACTCGAACACCACCTCCTCGCTGGCCTCCAAGTACTCGAGCCTGCTCGGCGACAGCGAGTGCAACGGCATCGGCGGTGGCGTCAGCCTGATCGGGGGCCTGGGTGGTGGCGTCGAGAGTCCCATTCTCAACAACCGATATCGAACCGAGAAGAAAATCACTGCCAAG AACCAGAGTCAGAGTAGCCAGAACAACACCTACACGATACAGTCGctcatcagcaacagcaacgtgCGGGTTAAGATCGCCGATCTGGGCAACGCATGCTACGAT TACCATCACTTCACCGAGGACATACAGACGCGGCAGTACCGATCGATCGAGGTCCTGCTGGGGGCACCCTACAACTATACCGCCGATATCTGGAGCACCGCTTGCCTGGCCTTCGAGCTGGCCACCGGCGACTATCTGTTCGACCCGCATGCCGGCGAGTCGTACAGCCGGGACGAGGACCACTTGGCGCACATCGTCGAGCTGCTGGGCTCCATTCCGCAGTCGGTGATACTGCGGGGCAAGCACGGACTCAAGTACTTCACCAGTTATG GCAACCTGAGGAACATCACCAAGCTGAAACCGTGGAGCCTGATGAACGTGCTCGTGGAGAAGTACGACTGGGACCCGGTGGAGGCCAAGAAGTTCTCCGACTTCCTGCTGCCCATGCTAGAGTACAATCCCGTCATACGCGCCTCGGCGGCCGAGTGCCTGCAGCATCCCTGGCTCGACCAGGAGGAGTTCGTCTAG
- the Srpk79D gene encoding SRSF protein kinase 3 isoform X4, with protein sequence MDATCPREDNATAAAEAEWPWKAGPWLDLYPSYLESLQDIVDLASWVNQQSRHVTNTLAQDQIFVGVLQASLLLFFLYLMYQLQQWSSRSPEEPPSDTATADVTKQLICDFNFVSEQEKRAAQEAETEALLEVEEKKRRKRFTKKRVCVSAGPVLIALRQQSKRPKPHRHQALAFEPISPMERVLEGYLPPREQPLTISLPPQEPVSVPVLVPAREEETTQLPEFISEPRGTLSTTDEIYPDSSDSSLYVSDEEQEDASQYCRGGYHPVVIGDIFDNRFRVVRKLGWGHFSTVWLCRDLKDEKYVALKVVKSAPHYIETAADEIRLLEAIRDADPLDVKRERIVRLMNHFTVRGVNGMHTCLVFEALGCSLYKLIVKNNYQGLAIAQVRNIIKQVLEGLDYLHSKCSIIHTDIKPENILLVIDNAAAMNQQIDDEINSLRVKGADFPDSYISSIEKQTKTRSKWPLIEPNGSTNTNTNTSNSTGNNSTSSTPLAAVAMSSLDKDDTTTSSTLNSNTTSSLASKYSSLLGDSECNGIGGGVSLIGGLGGGVESPILNNRYRTEKKITAKSSVECDDDTLGDHSTMASDTPTDDPDASPSGQPADKNQSQSSQNNTYTIQSLISNSNVRVKIADLGNACYDYHHFTEDIQTRQYRSIEVLLGAPYNYTADIWSTACLAFELATGDYLFDPHAGESYSRDEDHLAHIVELLGSIPQSVILRGKHGLKYFTSYGNLRNITKLKPWSLMNVLVEKYDWDPVEAKKFSDFLLPMLEYNPVIRASAAECLQHPWLDQEEFV encoded by the exons ATGGACGCCACCTGCCCCAGGGAGGACAATGCCACAGCGGCAGCTGAGGCAGAGTGGCCCTGGAAAGCTGGTCCCTGGCTGGACTTGTACCCCAGCTACCTGGAGAGCCTGCAGGACATCGTGGACCTGGCCAGCTGGGTGAATCAGCAGAGCCGTCACGTGACGAACACTCTCGCCCAGGATCAGATTTTCGTTGGCGTGCTCCAGGCCTCGCtgctcctcttcttcctctATCTTATGTACCAGCTGCAGCAGTGGAGCAGCCGGAGTCCGGAGGAGCCGCCCAGCGACACGGCCACCGCGGACGTCACGAAGCAGCTGATCTGCGACTTTAACTTTGTCTCCGAGCAGGAGAAGCGCGCCGCTCAGGAGGCGGAAACGGAGGCCCTGCTCGAGGTGGAGGAGAAAAAGCGTCGCAAGAGGTTCACCAAAAAGCGCGTCTGCGTCTCGGCCGGGCCCGTTCTCATCGCCCTGCGGCAGCAGTCGAAGCGTCCCAAGCCCCATCGGCACCAGGCCTTGGCCTTTGAGCCGATTTCCCCCATGGAGCGCGTCCTCGAAGGCTACCTTCCTCCGAGGGAGCAGCCGTTGACGATCAGTCTCCCCCCGCAGGAGCCAGTCTCAGTCCCTGTCCTTGTTCCAGCGAGGGAGGAGGAAACAACGCAGCTCCCTGAGTTCAT TTCGGAGCCCCGCGGGACCTTGAGCACGACAGACGAGATCTACCCTGACTCGTCGGACAGCAGTCTGTACGTGTCggacgaggagcaggaggacgCCTCTCAGTATTGCCGCGGCGGCTATCATCCGGTGGTCATCGGCGACATATTCGACAATCGGTTTCGAGTGGTCCGGAAGCTGGGCTGGGGTCACTTCTCCACCGTCTGGCTGTGCCGGGATCTCAA AGACGAGAAGTACGTGGCCCTGAAGGTGGTGAAGAGTGCTCCGCACTACATCGAGACGGCCGCAGACGAGATCCGCCTGCTGGAGGCCATCCGCGACGCGGACCCACTGGACGTGAAGCGGGAGCGCATCGTCCGGCTGATGAACCACTTCACGGTGCGCGGCGTGAACGGGATGCACACGTGCCTGGTGTTCGAGGCGCTCGGCTGCAGCCTGTACAAGCTGATCGTGAAGAACAACTACCAGGGCCTGGCCATCGCCCAGGTGCGCAACATCATCAAGCAGGTGCTGGAGGGGCTGGACTACCTGCACAGCAAGTGCAGTATCATCCACACGGACATCAAGCCGGAGAACATCCTACTGGTGATCGACAATGCCGCAGCCATGAACCAGCAAATCGACGACGAGATCAACAGTCTGCGCGTGAAGGGAGCCGACTTCCCCGACTCGTACA TCAGCTCCATCGAGAAGCAGACCAAGACGCGGTCCAAGTGGCCGCTGATCGAACCTAACGGATCCACGAACACCAACACGAACACGAGCAACAGCACGGGCAACAACTCGACCTCTTCGACGCCTCTGGCCGCTGTGGCCATGTCCTCGCTGGACAAGGACGACACCACCACTTCGTCCACCCTGAACTCGAACACCACCTCCTCGCTGGCCTCCAAGTACTCGAGCCTGCTCGGCGACAGCGAGTGCAACGGCATCGGCGGTGGCGTCAGCCTGATCGGGGGCCTGGGTGGTGGCGTCGAGAGTCCCATTCTCAACAACCGATATCGAACCGAGAAGAAAATCACTGCCAAG TCTTCCGTCGAATGCGATGACGACACCCTGGGCGACCACAGCACCATGGCCAGCGACACGCCTACCGATGACCCCGACGCCAGTCCCAGTGGCCAGCCGGCGGACAAG AACCAGAGTCAGAGTAGCCAGAACAACACCTACACGATACAGTCGctcatcagcaacagcaacgtgCGGGTTAAGATCGCCGATCTGGGCAACGCATGCTACGAT TACCATCACTTCACCGAGGACATACAGACGCGGCAGTACCGATCGATCGAGGTCCTGCTGGGGGCACCCTACAACTATACCGCCGATATCTGGAGCACCGCTTGCCTGGCCTTCGAGCTGGCCACCGGCGACTATCTGTTCGACCCGCATGCCGGCGAGTCGTACAGCCGGGACGAGGACCACTTGGCGCACATCGTCGAGCTGCTGGGCTCCATTCCGCAGTCGGTGATACTGCGGGGCAAGCACGGACTCAAGTACTTCACCAGTTATG GCAACCTGAGGAACATCACCAAGCTGAAACCGTGGAGCCTGATGAACGTGCTCGTGGAGAAGTACGACTGGGACCCGGTGGAGGCCAAGAAGTTCTCCGACTTCCTGCTGCCCATGCTAGAGTACAATCCCGTCATACGCGCCTCGGCGGCCGAGTGCCTGCAGCATCCCTGGCTCGACCAGGAGGAGTTCGTCTAG
- the Srpk79D gene encoding SRSF protein kinase 1 isoform X3, translating to MDATCPREDNATAAAEAEWPWKAGPWLDLYPSYLESLQDIVDLASWVNQQSRHVTNTLAQDQIFVGVLQASLLLFFLYLMYQLQQWSSRSPEEPPSDTATADVTKQLICDFNFVSEQEKRAAQEAETEALLEVEEKKRRKRFTKKRVCVSAGPVLIALRQQSKRPKPHRHQALAFEPISPMERVLEGYLPPREQPLTISLPPQEPVSVPVLVPAREEETTQLPEFISEPRGTLSTTDEIYPDSSDSSLYVSDEEQEDASQYCRGGYHPVVIGDIFDNRFRVVRKLGWGHFSTVWLCRDLKDEKYVALKVVKSAPHYIETAADEIRLLEAIRDADPLDVKRERIVRLMNHFTVRGVNGMHTCLVFEALGCSLYKLIVKNNYQGLAIAQVRNIIKQVLEGLDYLHSKCSIIHTDIKPENILLVIDNAAAMNQQIDDEINSLRVKGADFPDSYISSIEKQTKTRSKWPLIEPNGSTNTNTNTSNSTGNNSTSSTPLAAVAMSSLDKDDTTTSSTLNSNTTSSLASKYSSLLGDSECNGIGGGVSLIGGLGGGVESPILNNRYRTEKKITAKLPSSNSNSNPASTNNSCPSYNANTNPNTNPKINTNTQSTCTSMPSEYTNNQNCPSTTATTVTTATPSATPATALVSISTSASATPPSTCTYSFTHLAPTTTTPTATTATASTELYNGDHTSTTTTNATSTTTTTTTTTTATSANTSAKLNVHANAISSQNQSQSSQNNTYTIQSLISNSNVRVKIADLGNACYDYHHFTEDIQTRQYRSIEVLLGAPYNYTADIWSTACLAFELATGDYLFDPHAGESYSRDEDHLAHIVELLGSIPQSVILRGKHGLKYFTSYGNLRNITKLKPWSLMNVLVEKYDWDPVEAKKFSDFLLPMLEYNPVIRASAAECLQHPWLDQEEFV from the exons ATGGACGCCACCTGCCCCAGGGAGGACAATGCCACAGCGGCAGCTGAGGCAGAGTGGCCCTGGAAAGCTGGTCCCTGGCTGGACTTGTACCCCAGCTACCTGGAGAGCCTGCAGGACATCGTGGACCTGGCCAGCTGGGTGAATCAGCAGAGCCGTCACGTGACGAACACTCTCGCCCAGGATCAGATTTTCGTTGGCGTGCTCCAGGCCTCGCtgctcctcttcttcctctATCTTATGTACCAGCTGCAGCAGTGGAGCAGCCGGAGTCCGGAGGAGCCGCCCAGCGACACGGCCACCGCGGACGTCACGAAGCAGCTGATCTGCGACTTTAACTTTGTCTCCGAGCAGGAGAAGCGCGCCGCTCAGGAGGCGGAAACGGAGGCCCTGCTCGAGGTGGAGGAGAAAAAGCGTCGCAAGAGGTTCACCAAAAAGCGCGTCTGCGTCTCGGCCGGGCCCGTTCTCATCGCCCTGCGGCAGCAGTCGAAGCGTCCCAAGCCCCATCGGCACCAGGCCTTGGCCTTTGAGCCGATTTCCCCCATGGAGCGCGTCCTCGAAGGCTACCTTCCTCCGAGGGAGCAGCCGTTGACGATCAGTCTCCCCCCGCAGGAGCCAGTCTCAGTCCCTGTCCTTGTTCCAGCGAGGGAGGAGGAAACAACGCAGCTCCCTGAGTTCAT TTCGGAGCCCCGCGGGACCTTGAGCACGACAGACGAGATCTACCCTGACTCGTCGGACAGCAGTCTGTACGTGTCggacgaggagcaggaggacgCCTCTCAGTATTGCCGCGGCGGCTATCATCCGGTGGTCATCGGCGACATATTCGACAATCGGTTTCGAGTGGTCCGGAAGCTGGGCTGGGGTCACTTCTCCACCGTCTGGCTGTGCCGGGATCTCAA AGACGAGAAGTACGTGGCCCTGAAGGTGGTGAAGAGTGCTCCGCACTACATCGAGACGGCCGCAGACGAGATCCGCCTGCTGGAGGCCATCCGCGACGCGGACCCACTGGACGTGAAGCGGGAGCGCATCGTCCGGCTGATGAACCACTTCACGGTGCGCGGCGTGAACGGGATGCACACGTGCCTGGTGTTCGAGGCGCTCGGCTGCAGCCTGTACAAGCTGATCGTGAAGAACAACTACCAGGGCCTGGCCATCGCCCAGGTGCGCAACATCATCAAGCAGGTGCTGGAGGGGCTGGACTACCTGCACAGCAAGTGCAGTATCATCCACACGGACATCAAGCCGGAGAACATCCTACTGGTGATCGACAATGCCGCAGCCATGAACCAGCAAATCGACGACGAGATCAACAGTCTGCGCGTGAAGGGAGCCGACTTCCCCGACTCGTACA TCAGCTCCATCGAGAAGCAGACCAAGACGCGGTCCAAGTGGCCGCTGATCGAACCTAACGGATCCACGAACACCAACACGAACACGAGCAACAGCACGGGCAACAACTCGACCTCTTCGACGCCTCTGGCCGCTGTGGCCATGTCCTCGCTGGACAAGGACGACACCACCACTTCGTCCACCCTGAACTCGAACACCACCTCCTCGCTGGCCTCCAAGTACTCGAGCCTGCTCGGCGACAGCGAGTGCAACGGCATCGGCGGTGGCGTCAGCCTGATCGGGGGCCTGGGTGGTGGCGTCGAGAGTCCCATTCTCAACAACCGATATCGAACCGAGAAGAAAATCACTGCCAAG CTgcccagctccaactccaattCCAACCCCGCCTCCACCAACAACTCCTGCCCCTCCTACAACGCCAACACGAATCCGAATACCAACCCAAAGATCAACACAAATACTCAAAGCACGTGCACGTCCATGCCCAGCGAGTACACCAACAACCAGAACTGCCCCTCCACAACCGCCACAACCGTCACAACCGCCACTCCTAGTGCAACTCCTGCCACAGCCTTAGTTTccatctccacctccgcctcagCCACGCCCCCCAGCACGTGCACGTACTCGTTCACGCATCTAGCGCCAACAACTACGACTCCAACCgcaacaactgcaactgcaagcACAGAGCTGTACAATGGCGACCATACATCTACAACTACAACCAACGCGacctcaacaacaacaacaactacaacaacaacaactgcaacatcaGCAAACACATCCGCTAAACTAAATGTCCATGCCAATGCCATATCTTCGCAGAACCAGAGTCAGAGTAGCCAGAACAACACCTACACGATACAGTCGctcatcagcaacagcaacgtgCGGGTTAAGATCGCCGATCTGGGCAACGCATGCTACGAT TACCATCACTTCACCGAGGACATACAGACGCGGCAGTACCGATCGATCGAGGTCCTGCTGGGGGCACCCTACAACTATACCGCCGATATCTGGAGCACCGCTTGCCTGGCCTTCGAGCTGGCCACCGGCGACTATCTGTTCGACCCGCATGCCGGCGAGTCGTACAGCCGGGACGAGGACCACTTGGCGCACATCGTCGAGCTGCTGGGCTCCATTCCGCAGTCGGTGATACTGCGGGGCAAGCACGGACTCAAGTACTTCACCAGTTATG GCAACCTGAGGAACATCACCAAGCTGAAACCGTGGAGCCTGATGAACGTGCTCGTGGAGAAGTACGACTGGGACCCGGTGGAGGCCAAGAAGTTCTCCGACTTCCTGCTGCCCATGCTAGAGTACAATCCCGTCATACGCGCCTCGGCGGCCGAGTGCCTGCAGCATCCCTGGCTCGACCAGGAGGAGTTCGTCTAG
- the Srpk79D gene encoding SRSF protein kinase 1 isoform X1: MDATCPREDNATAAAEAEWPWKAGPWLDLYPSYLESLQDIVDLASWVNQQSRHVTNTLAQDQIFVGVLQASLLLFFLYLMYQLQQWSSRSPEEPPSDTATADVTKQLICDFNFVSEQEKRAAQEAETEALLEVEEKKRRKRFTKKRVCVSAGPVLIALRQQSKRPKPHRHQALAFEPISPMERVLEGYLPPREQPLTISLPPQEPVSVPVLVPAREEETTQLPEFISEPRGTLSTTDEIYPDSSDSSLYVSDEEQEDASQYCRGGYHPVVIGDIFDNRFRVVRKLGWGHFSTVWLCRDLKDEKYVALKVVKSAPHYIETAADEIRLLEAIRDADPLDVKRERIVRLMNHFTVRGVNGMHTCLVFEALGCSLYKLIVKNNYQGLAIAQVRNIIKQVLEGLDYLHSKCSIIHTDIKPENILLVIDNAAAMNQQIDDEINSLRVKGADFPDSYISSIEKQTKTRSKWPLIEPNGSTNTNTNTSNSTGNNSTSSTPLAAVAMSSLDKDDTTTSSTLNSNTTSSLASKYSSLLGDSECNGIGGGVSLIGGLGGGVESPILNNRYRTEKKITAKSSVECDDDTLGDHSTMASDTPTDDPDASPSGQPADKQLPSSNSNSNPASTNNSCPSYNANTNPNTNPKINTNTQSTCTSMPSEYTNNQNCPSTTATTVTTATPSATPATALVSISTSASATPPSTCTYSFTHLAPTTTTPTATTATASTELYNGDHTSTTTTNATSTTTTTTTTTTATSANTSAKLNVHANAISSQNQSQSSQNNTYTIQSLISNSNVRVKIADLGNACYDYHHFTEDIQTRQYRSIEVLLGAPYNYTADIWSTACLAFELATGDYLFDPHAGESYSRDEDHLAHIVELLGSIPQSVILRGKHGLKYFTSYGNLRNITKLKPWSLMNVLVEKYDWDPVEAKKFSDFLLPMLEYNPVIRASAAECLQHPWLDQEEFV, from the exons ATGGACGCCACCTGCCCCAGGGAGGACAATGCCACAGCGGCAGCTGAGGCAGAGTGGCCCTGGAAAGCTGGTCCCTGGCTGGACTTGTACCCCAGCTACCTGGAGAGCCTGCAGGACATCGTGGACCTGGCCAGCTGGGTGAATCAGCAGAGCCGTCACGTGACGAACACTCTCGCCCAGGATCAGATTTTCGTTGGCGTGCTCCAGGCCTCGCtgctcctcttcttcctctATCTTATGTACCAGCTGCAGCAGTGGAGCAGCCGGAGTCCGGAGGAGCCGCCCAGCGACACGGCCACCGCGGACGTCACGAAGCAGCTGATCTGCGACTTTAACTTTGTCTCCGAGCAGGAGAAGCGCGCCGCTCAGGAGGCGGAAACGGAGGCCCTGCTCGAGGTGGAGGAGAAAAAGCGTCGCAAGAGGTTCACCAAAAAGCGCGTCTGCGTCTCGGCCGGGCCCGTTCTCATCGCCCTGCGGCAGCAGTCGAAGCGTCCCAAGCCCCATCGGCACCAGGCCTTGGCCTTTGAGCCGATTTCCCCCATGGAGCGCGTCCTCGAAGGCTACCTTCCTCCGAGGGAGCAGCCGTTGACGATCAGTCTCCCCCCGCAGGAGCCAGTCTCAGTCCCTGTCCTTGTTCCAGCGAGGGAGGAGGAAACAACGCAGCTCCCTGAGTTCAT TTCGGAGCCCCGCGGGACCTTGAGCACGACAGACGAGATCTACCCTGACTCGTCGGACAGCAGTCTGTACGTGTCggacgaggagcaggaggacgCCTCTCAGTATTGCCGCGGCGGCTATCATCCGGTGGTCATCGGCGACATATTCGACAATCGGTTTCGAGTGGTCCGGAAGCTGGGCTGGGGTCACTTCTCCACCGTCTGGCTGTGCCGGGATCTCAA AGACGAGAAGTACGTGGCCCTGAAGGTGGTGAAGAGTGCTCCGCACTACATCGAGACGGCCGCAGACGAGATCCGCCTGCTGGAGGCCATCCGCGACGCGGACCCACTGGACGTGAAGCGGGAGCGCATCGTCCGGCTGATGAACCACTTCACGGTGCGCGGCGTGAACGGGATGCACACGTGCCTGGTGTTCGAGGCGCTCGGCTGCAGCCTGTACAAGCTGATCGTGAAGAACAACTACCAGGGCCTGGCCATCGCCCAGGTGCGCAACATCATCAAGCAGGTGCTGGAGGGGCTGGACTACCTGCACAGCAAGTGCAGTATCATCCACACGGACATCAAGCCGGAGAACATCCTACTGGTGATCGACAATGCCGCAGCCATGAACCAGCAAATCGACGACGAGATCAACAGTCTGCGCGTGAAGGGAGCCGACTTCCCCGACTCGTACA TCAGCTCCATCGAGAAGCAGACCAAGACGCGGTCCAAGTGGCCGCTGATCGAACCTAACGGATCCACGAACACCAACACGAACACGAGCAACAGCACGGGCAACAACTCGACCTCTTCGACGCCTCTGGCCGCTGTGGCCATGTCCTCGCTGGACAAGGACGACACCACCACTTCGTCCACCCTGAACTCGAACACCACCTCCTCGCTGGCCTCCAAGTACTCGAGCCTGCTCGGCGACAGCGAGTGCAACGGCATCGGCGGTGGCGTCAGCCTGATCGGGGGCCTGGGTGGTGGCGTCGAGAGTCCCATTCTCAACAACCGATATCGAACCGAGAAGAAAATCACTGCCAAG TCTTCCGTCGAATGCGATGACGACACCCTGGGCGACCACAGCACCATGGCCAGCGACACGCCTACCGATGACCCCGACGCCAGTCCCAGTGGCCAGCCGGCGGACAAG CAGCTgcccagctccaactccaattCCAACCCCGCCTCCACCAACAACTCCTGCCCCTCCTACAACGCCAACACGAATCCGAATACCAACCCAAAGATCAACACAAATACTCAAAGCACGTGCACGTCCATGCCCAGCGAGTACACCAACAACCAGAACTGCCCCTCCACAACCGCCACAACCGTCACAACCGCCACTCCTAGTGCAACTCCTGCCACAGCCTTAGTTTccatctccacctccgcctcagCCACGCCCCCCAGCACGTGCACGTACTCGTTCACGCATCTAGCGCCAACAACTACGACTCCAACCgcaacaactgcaactgcaagcACAGAGCTGTACAATGGCGACCATACATCTACAACTACAACCAACGCGacctcaacaacaacaacaactacaacaacaacaactgcaacatcaGCAAACACATCCGCTAAACTAAATGTCCATGCCAATGCCATATCTTCGCAGAACCAGAGTCAGAGTAGCCAGAACAACACCTACACGATACAGTCGctcatcagcaacagcaacgtgCGGGTTAAGATCGCCGATCTGGGCAACGCATGCTACGAT TACCATCACTTCACCGAGGACATACAGACGCGGCAGTACCGATCGATCGAGGTCCTGCTGGGGGCACCCTACAACTATACCGCCGATATCTGGAGCACCGCTTGCCTGGCCTTCGAGCTGGCCACCGGCGACTATCTGTTCGACCCGCATGCCGGCGAGTCGTACAGCCGGGACGAGGACCACTTGGCGCACATCGTCGAGCTGCTGGGCTCCATTCCGCAGTCGGTGATACTGCGGGGCAAGCACGGACTCAAGTACTTCACCAGTTATG GCAACCTGAGGAACATCACCAAGCTGAAACCGTGGAGCCTGATGAACGTGCTCGTGGAGAAGTACGACTGGGACCCGGTGGAGGCCAAGAAGTTCTCCGACTTCCTGCTGCCCATGCTAGAGTACAATCCCGTCATACGCGCCTCGGCGGCCGAGTGCCTGCAGCATCCCTGGCTCGACCAGGAGGAGTTCGTCTAG